The following are encoded together in the Pseudoalteromonas piscicida genome:
- a CDS encoding DDE-type integrase/transposase/recombinase, whose protein sequence is MMLRRGMRLTNENVEKDLFVCHVSRCRRFAALLDLHGFDPKGNLSKPEPWRAEDVAVHVVRHKLKVDSFEYPTVMTRSDEWIREDMKKENWLKKRDYRFNRIKTLIEPDTIDQYLYGKGLGAEVKALLRNERGYREKASFYCDLNRYIIFGCTKNSLLPFGLAQCGSNYRHVKDLSDKQIKRGPNGKNGKLKILSEARCINEVDKENIRKTVAYIKAKKVNFSVSYAYELYHATYERYIVEKKTRAGYRRMQKPFPEHERISDGMFRYHFDQIISKVDLLRIKHGNVNFAKDFEDKQGEATDGVLGATYRYEIDATILNVYLRYPFDTTGRYTVGRPVLYLVVDVHSTMIVGMYLGLSGPNWQGVYQALANACTNKVAFAKRFGVHLDEGEWAAEHVPIQIAIDNGPEYKDSFLGRLLDARIGIEDVGLMAVYRGDAKGVVERKFDTVDNDVIKYLEGAVPTQPKREDSHASNNALYDYDSLVAILIAEICYHNNSADRLKKLGFQGVVDGVGITPNSIFKSSLAEMEKLEKLNQKVDEAKIRWALLPEERASVHSDAVYFKGVPYVHPYFKSSGSYSKARHHGAFNIIVKHMYDNINELLHEADDGRIIKLTLKNINNANVLAGHHWEFAVNHLEERKVIRHKHKQVVLEEKAKRDTRIDAVTEQQEAERSLAPKSKRKSMQPGVKANQQIQEQVIRIKNQQQLDEVFDIDSSEELVCHTSMDDLDDELYGD, encoded by the coding sequence ATGATGCTTCGAAGAGGAATGCGCTTAACCAATGAAAATGTAGAAAAAGACTTGTTTGTTTGCCACGTCAGTCGTTGCCGTCGCTTTGCTGCCTTACTCGATTTACATGGTTTTGACCCTAAAGGTAATCTTTCTAAGCCTGAACCATGGCGAGCAGAAGACGTTGCAGTTCATGTCGTTCGTCATAAATTGAAGGTAGATAGCTTTGAGTATCCGACAGTCATGACACGCAGCGATGAGTGGATCCGCGAAGACATGAAAAAGGAAAACTGGCTGAAAAAACGTGACTATAGATTCAATAGAATTAAAACGTTAATTGAGCCCGATACGATTGATCAGTATTTGTACGGCAAAGGTTTGGGTGCTGAGGTAAAAGCACTACTTAGAAATGAACGAGGCTATCGAGAGAAAGCTTCATTTTATTGTGACCTTAATCGTTATATTATTTTTGGATGTACCAAAAACTCATTGTTGCCATTTGGGTTGGCGCAATGTGGGTCAAACTATCGTCATGTTAAAGATTTATCTGACAAACAGATTAAGCGGGGTCCAAACGGGAAGAATGGCAAGCTGAAGATTCTCTCTGAAGCCCGCTGTATAAATGAAGTCGATAAAGAAAATATCAGAAAAACAGTTGCATATATCAAAGCCAAAAAAGTTAACTTTTCTGTGTCGTATGCATATGAGCTTTATCACGCCACTTACGAACGTTACATAGTGGAGAAGAAAACTCGTGCTGGATATCGACGCATGCAAAAACCGTTTCCTGAGCACGAACGAATTTCCGATGGTATGTTCAGGTATCATTTTGACCAAATAATCAGCAAGGTTGACCTACTTCGGATAAAGCATGGCAATGTTAATTTTGCGAAGGATTTTGAAGACAAACAGGGGGAGGCTACTGATGGCGTATTAGGCGCAACGTATCGTTACGAGATTGATGCTACGATTCTGAATGTTTATTTACGATATCCGTTTGATACAACAGGTAGATATACCGTTGGCCGGCCTGTCTTATATTTGGTGGTAGATGTCCATTCAACCATGATTGTAGGAATGTACTTGGGGTTAAGCGGTCCAAACTGGCAAGGGGTATATCAAGCACTGGCAAACGCGTGCACCAATAAAGTAGCGTTTGCCAAACGCTTTGGTGTTCACCTTGATGAAGGGGAATGGGCTGCTGAACATGTGCCTATTCAGATTGCGATTGATAATGGCCCTGAATACAAAGATTCATTTCTAGGACGGTTGTTAGATGCCAGGATTGGTATTGAAGATGTTGGTTTGATGGCAGTTTATCGAGGTGATGCTAAAGGCGTCGTGGAGCGGAAATTTGATACCGTCGACAATGATGTAATTAAATACCTTGAAGGTGCAGTGCCAACGCAGCCCAAACGAGAAGATTCCCACGCTTCAAACAACGCACTTTATGATTATGATTCATTGGTGGCTATTCTAATTGCCGAGATTTGCTACCACAACAATTCAGCAGACCGTCTAAAAAAGCTCGGCTTTCAAGGGGTTGTAGATGGCGTTGGGATCACTCCCAACTCTATTTTTAAGAGTAGTCTAGCGGAAATGGAGAAGCTTGAGAAACTCAATCAAAAAGTTGATGAAGCCAAAATTCGCTGGGCACTTCTGCCAGAAGAGCGTGCAAGTGTGCATTCTGATGCCGTCTATTTTAAAGGAGTTCCCTATGTACATCCCTATTTCAAATCCAGCGGAAGTTATTCCAAAGCTAGGCACCATGGGGCATTCAATATCATTGTTAAACACATGTATGACAACATCAACGAGCTACTCCATGAAGCAGATGATGGCCGGATAATTAAGTTAACGCTAAAGAACATTAACAATGCAAATGTATTGGCAGGGCACCACTGGGAGTTCGCTGTAAATCATTTAGAAGAACGCAAGGTTATTCGTCACAAGCACAAACAGGTTGTACTGGAGGAGAAAGCCAAGCGAGATACTAGAATAGATGCTGTTACCGAGCAGCAAGAAGCAGAGCGATCGTTAGCACCTAAAAGTAAACGCAAGTCTATGCAGCCGGGCGTCAAAGCCAATCAACAAATTCAAGAGCAGGTTATACGAATTAAAAACCAGCAACAACTGGATGAAGTTTTTGACATCGATTCTTCTGAGGAGTTGGTTTGTCACACGTCAATGGACGATCTTGACGATGAGTTATACGGAGATTAA